The Dunckerocampus dactyliophorus isolate RoL2022-P2 chromosome 1, RoL_Ddac_1.1, whole genome shotgun sequence genome has a segment encoding these proteins:
- the gart gene encoding trifunctional purine biosynthetic protein adenosine-3 isoform X2: MAEKVLVVGGGGREHALAWKLAQSPHVQQVLVAPGNAGTAKCGKISNSEVSVSNHAILAQFCKDHHVGLVVVGPEVPLAAGMVDDLTAAGVPCFGPSAKAAQLEASKSFSKAFMERHGIPTARYGSFTNAEEACNYIRTADFPALVVKASGLAAGKGVIVAQDQEEACRAVMDIMKDRAFGSAGDTVVVEELLEGEEVSCLCFSDGSSVASMPPAQDHKRLQDGDQGPNTGGMGAYCPTPQVSDELLLHIRESVLQKTVDGMKQEGTPYVGVLYAGLMLTQEGPKVLEFNCRFGDPECQVLLPLLKSDLYEIILSTMNGKLACSAPEWHRDKSAVTVVMASGGYPGAYSKGQAITGLSQVEDAGIQVFHAGTGLKDGQVVSSGGRVLTVTAVRPSLQAALQAANHGVAAVGFPGAVYRRDIGHRAIAHLKQRRGLTYKDSGVDIAAGNRLVDLIKPLARATSRPGCHAELGGFAGLFDLKAAGFIDPILVSGTDGVGTKLKIAQACGQHGSLGQDLVAMCVNDVLAQGAEPLFFLDYFSCGSLDVNVAAAVVAGIAKACEVAGCALLGGETAEMPGVYAPGEYDLAGFCVGAVERCAVLPRLADITEGDLLIGVASSGIHSNGFSLVRKVLERANLSYSSPAPFGQPGQTVGEVLLTPTKIYSRPLLPILRSGAVKAYAHVTGGGLLENIPRVLPRELAVDLDASRWSIPPVFSWLQKEGGLSEDEMSRTFNCGLGAVLVVAPMEAQRVLRQLQAHEEAWIVGALAHRQPGESTCHRERGTSGDIGRYQCR, from the exons ATGGCTGAAAAAGTTCTGGTGGTCGGCGGTGGCGGGCGGGAGCATGCTCTGGCCTGGAAGTTGGCCCAGTCGCCGCACGTTCAGCAAGTCCTGGTGGCTCCCGGCAACGCAGGGACGGCAAAGTGTGGCAAGATCAGCAACTCGG AGGTATCTGTGAGCAACCACGCCATATTGGCTCAGTTCTGTAAGGACCACCATGTGGGGCTGGTGGTGGTTGGACCAGAGGTTCCTCTGGCAGCTG GTATGGTGGACGACCTGACAGCGGCAGGAGTGCCATGTTTTGGCCCATCTGCCAAAGCCGCTCAGTTGGAGGCTAGCAAGAGCTTCTCCAAGGCCTTCATGGAGCGTCACGGCATCCCCACAGCCCGCTACGGCTCCTTCACCAACGCGGAGGAGGCTTGCAACTACATCCGCAC GGCTGACTTCCCAGCGCTGGTTGTGAAGGCCAGTGGCTTGGCAGCGGGTAAAGGAGTTATCGTGGCACAAGACCAGGAGGAGGCCTGTCGGGCTGTGATGGACATCATGAAG GACCGAGCATTTGGTTCTGCAGGCGAcacggtggtggtggaggagctTCTAGAAGGCGAGGAAGTATCT TGTCTGTGCTTCAGCGATGGCTCCTCGGTGGCGTCGATGCCTCCGGCCCAGGATCACAAACGGTTGCAAGATGGTGATCAGGGTCCAAACACGGGAGGCATGGGAGCCTACTGCCCCACGCCTCAG GTGAGCGACGAGCTGCTGCTGCACATCCGAGAGTCCGTGCTTCAGAAGACCGTGGATGGGATGAAGCAAGAGGGAACTCCTTATGTTG GCGTCCTGTATGCCGGCCTGATGTTAACCCAGGAGGGACCCAAAGTCCTGGAGTTCAACTGTCGCTTCGGAGACCCCGAGTGCCAGGTGCTGCTGCCCTTGCTGAAGAGCGACTTGTACGAGATCATCTTGAGCACCATGAATGGCAAGCTGGCCTGCAGCGCCCCCGAGTGGCACCGGGACAAATCCGCAGTGACGGTCGTGATGGCAAGCGGCGGCTACCCGGGCGCCTACAGCAAAGGACAGGCCATCACAG GTCTGTCTCAGGTGGAGGACGCGGGGATTCAGGTGTTCCATGCAGGTACGGGGCTGAAGGACGGACAAGTGGTGTCGAGCGGCGGGCGCGTCCTGACGGTCACCGCGGTCAGGCCTTCCCTGCAGGCGGCGCTGCAGGCGGCCAATCACGGAGTGGCGGCCGTGGGTTTCCCGGGTGCCGTGTACCGCCGTGACATTGGTCACCGCGCCATTGCCCACCTGAAGCAACGCAG AGGCCTGACCTATAAGGACAGCGGTGTGGACATTGCCGCAGGCAACAGGCTGGTGGATCTTATCAAGCCCCTGGCCAGGGCGACTTCCCGCCCGG GATGTCATGCAGAGCTGGGAGGCTTTGCTGGACTTTTTGACCTGAAAGCTGCAGGATTCATTGACCCGATTCTGGTATCTGGAACTGATGGTGTTGGGACCAAGCTGAAG ATCGCCCAGGCGTGCGGGCAGCACGGCAGCTTGGGCCAAGACCTCGTCGCCATGTGCGTCAACGACGTCCTGGCTCAGGGAGCGGAGCCGCTTTTCTTCCTCGATTACTTCTCCTGCGGAAGCCTGGATGTGAACGTGGCCGCCGCCGTGGTCGCCGGGATCGCCAAAGCGTGCGAGGTCGCTGGCTGTGCTCTGCTGG GTGGAGAGACGGCGGAAATGCCTGGCGTCTACGCCCCAGGGGAGTACGATCTAGCCGGGTTCTGCGTGGGAGCAGTAGAACGTTGCGCCGTGCTGCCTCGGCTGGCGGACATCACCGAGGGAGACCTGCTGATCGGGGTGGCGTCCTCTGGTATCCATAGCAACGGCTTCAGCCTGGTCCGCAAGGTCCTGGAACGGGCAAATCTAAGCTACAGCTCCCCGGCACCCTTCGGCCAACCGGGGCAGACTGTTG GGGAGGTTTTGCTGACACCAACAAAGATCTACAGTCGCCCGCTCCTTCCGATCTTGCGCAGCGGTGCCGTAAAAGCCTACGCCCACGTCACCGGGGGAGGACTTCTGGAAAACATTCCTCGAGTTTTGCCCCGAGAGCTCGCAGTCGATTTAG ATGCGTCTCGTTGGAGCATCCCGCCGGTGTTTTCCTGGCTCCAGAAAGAGGGCGGACTGAGCGAGGACGAAATGAGCCGTACCTTCAACTGCGGCCTGGGCGCCGTGCTCGTGGTCGCCCCCATGGAGGCTCAGAGGGTCTTGCGGCAGCTGCAGGCCCACGAGGAGGCCTGGATTGTGGGAGCGCTCGCTCACAGGCAGCCTGGTGAGTCCACCTGTCATCGGGAAAGAGGGACGTCCGGTGATATCGGCCGATATCAGTGTCGATAA
- the n6amt1 gene encoding methyltransferase N6AMT1 codes for MRAEGKCADYDFSSAASMSASYPTPLYAHAARGDFRDVYEPSEDSFLLIDSLEKDAAKLQLMRPCVCLEVGSGSGVVSAFLASVLGPASVCFCTDVNRTAALCSAKTASCNNVTLEPVITDLVECFLPRLSGQVDVLLFNPPYVVTPSSEVGSTGIEAAWAGGRQGREVIDRFLPVVSQLLSSGGLFYLVTIAENDPEEIIQVLSGHGLHGNPHLSTRAGNERLTVLCFHKSQQA; via the exons ATGCGAGCAGAGGGGAAGTGTGCTGACTATGACTTTAGCTCGGCTGCTAGCATGTCGGCTAGCTACCCCACACCGCTGTACGCTCACGCCGCACGGGGAGACTTTCGCGATGTGTACGAGCCGTCGGAAGATTCGTTCCTACTCATCGACTCGCTGGAGAAAGATGCAGCCAAGCTCCAGCTGATGAG GCCGTGCGTCTGCTTGGAGGTGGGCAGCGGCTCCGGAGTGGTGTCCGCTTTTCTTGCATCCGTGCTCGGACCTGCGTCGGTCTGTTT TTGCACGGATGTGAATCGCACAGCAGCGCTGTGCAGCGCCAAGACGGCGTCGTGCAACAACGTGACCCTGGAGCCCGTCATCACAGACCTG GTGGAGTGTTTCCTACCCCGTTTAAGCGGACAAGTGGATGTGCTGCTGTTCAATCCCCCATATGTGGTCACACCGTCCAGTGAG GTGGGAAGCACAGGTATCGAAGCTGCCTGGGCGGGTGGGAGGCAAGGCCGCGAGGTGATTGATAGGTTTCTACCTGTCGTGTCCCAGTTGTTGTCCAGTGGCGGGCTGTTCTACTTGGTCACCATAGCGGAGAACGATCCAG AGGAGATCATCCAGGTACTGAGTGGACACGGCCTGCACGGAAACCCACACCTGTCGACCAGAGCTGGAAACGAAAGACTTACAGTCCTTTGCTTCCACAAGAGCCAACAGGCTTGA
- the gart gene encoding trifunctional purine biosynthetic protein adenosine-3 isoform X1 gives MAEKVLVVGGGGREHALAWKLAQSPHVQQVLVAPGNAGTAKCGKISNSEVSVSNHAILAQFCKDHHVGLVVVGPEVPLAAGMVDDLTAAGVPCFGPSAKAAQLEASKSFSKAFMERHGIPTARYGSFTNAEEACNYIRTADFPALVVKASGLAAGKGVIVAQDQEEACRAVMDIMKDRAFGSAGDTVVVEELLEGEEVSCLCFSDGSSVASMPPAQDHKRLQDGDQGPNTGGMGAYCPTPQVSDELLLHIRESVLQKTVDGMKQEGTPYVGVLYAGLMLTQEGPKVLEFNCRFGDPECQVLLPLLKSDLYEIILSTMNGKLACSAPEWHRDKSAVTVVMASGGYPGAYSKGQAITGLSQVEDAGIQVFHAGTGLKDGQVVSSGGRVLTVTAVRPSLQAALQAANHGVAAVGFPGAVYRRDIGHRAIAHLKQRRGLTYKDSGVDIAAGNRLVDLIKPLARATSRPGCHAELGGFAGLFDLKAAGFIDPILVSGTDGVGTKLKIAQACGQHGSLGQDLVAMCVNDVLAQGAEPLFFLDYFSCGSLDVNVAAAVVAGIAKACEVAGCALLGGETAEMPGVYAPGEYDLAGFCVGAVERCAVLPRLADITEGDLLIGVASSGIHSNGFSLVRKVLERANLSYSSPAPFGQPGQTVGEVLLTPTKIYSRPLLPILRSGAVKAYAHVTGGGLLENIPRVLPRELAVDLDASRWSIPPVFSWLQKEGGLSEDEMSRTFNCGLGAVLVVAPMEAQRVLRQLQAHEEAWIVGALAHRQPGTQSVLVRNLKRSLLNGGPAPTNASCLGDVSTPHKRTKVGVLISGTGTNLQALIEQAKRPSSCAEIVVVISNKPGVQGLKRAALAGIQTRVVDHKLYGSRAEFDSTIDRVLEEFGVELVCLAGFMRILTGAFVKKWSSKLLNVHPSLLPSFKGVNAQKQALQAGVRVSGCTVHFVAEEVDAGAIIVQEAVPVLSSDTEESLSDRIKEAEHRAFPAAMELVAGGAVQLSEDGRVTWRCFSLMVV, from the exons ATGGCTGAAAAAGTTCTGGTGGTCGGCGGTGGCGGGCGGGAGCATGCTCTGGCCTGGAAGTTGGCCCAGTCGCCGCACGTTCAGCAAGTCCTGGTGGCTCCCGGCAACGCAGGGACGGCAAAGTGTGGCAAGATCAGCAACTCGG AGGTATCTGTGAGCAACCACGCCATATTGGCTCAGTTCTGTAAGGACCACCATGTGGGGCTGGTGGTGGTTGGACCAGAGGTTCCTCTGGCAGCTG GTATGGTGGACGACCTGACAGCGGCAGGAGTGCCATGTTTTGGCCCATCTGCCAAAGCCGCTCAGTTGGAGGCTAGCAAGAGCTTCTCCAAGGCCTTCATGGAGCGTCACGGCATCCCCACAGCCCGCTACGGCTCCTTCACCAACGCGGAGGAGGCTTGCAACTACATCCGCAC GGCTGACTTCCCAGCGCTGGTTGTGAAGGCCAGTGGCTTGGCAGCGGGTAAAGGAGTTATCGTGGCACAAGACCAGGAGGAGGCCTGTCGGGCTGTGATGGACATCATGAAG GACCGAGCATTTGGTTCTGCAGGCGAcacggtggtggtggaggagctTCTAGAAGGCGAGGAAGTATCT TGTCTGTGCTTCAGCGATGGCTCCTCGGTGGCGTCGATGCCTCCGGCCCAGGATCACAAACGGTTGCAAGATGGTGATCAGGGTCCAAACACGGGAGGCATGGGAGCCTACTGCCCCACGCCTCAG GTGAGCGACGAGCTGCTGCTGCACATCCGAGAGTCCGTGCTTCAGAAGACCGTGGATGGGATGAAGCAAGAGGGAACTCCTTATGTTG GCGTCCTGTATGCCGGCCTGATGTTAACCCAGGAGGGACCCAAAGTCCTGGAGTTCAACTGTCGCTTCGGAGACCCCGAGTGCCAGGTGCTGCTGCCCTTGCTGAAGAGCGACTTGTACGAGATCATCTTGAGCACCATGAATGGCAAGCTGGCCTGCAGCGCCCCCGAGTGGCACCGGGACAAATCCGCAGTGACGGTCGTGATGGCAAGCGGCGGCTACCCGGGCGCCTACAGCAAAGGACAGGCCATCACAG GTCTGTCTCAGGTGGAGGACGCGGGGATTCAGGTGTTCCATGCAGGTACGGGGCTGAAGGACGGACAAGTGGTGTCGAGCGGCGGGCGCGTCCTGACGGTCACCGCGGTCAGGCCTTCCCTGCAGGCGGCGCTGCAGGCGGCCAATCACGGAGTGGCGGCCGTGGGTTTCCCGGGTGCCGTGTACCGCCGTGACATTGGTCACCGCGCCATTGCCCACCTGAAGCAACGCAG AGGCCTGACCTATAAGGACAGCGGTGTGGACATTGCCGCAGGCAACAGGCTGGTGGATCTTATCAAGCCCCTGGCCAGGGCGACTTCCCGCCCGG GATGTCATGCAGAGCTGGGAGGCTTTGCTGGACTTTTTGACCTGAAAGCTGCAGGATTCATTGACCCGATTCTGGTATCTGGAACTGATGGTGTTGGGACCAAGCTGAAG ATCGCCCAGGCGTGCGGGCAGCACGGCAGCTTGGGCCAAGACCTCGTCGCCATGTGCGTCAACGACGTCCTGGCTCAGGGAGCGGAGCCGCTTTTCTTCCTCGATTACTTCTCCTGCGGAAGCCTGGATGTGAACGTGGCCGCCGCCGTGGTCGCCGGGATCGCCAAAGCGTGCGAGGTCGCTGGCTGTGCTCTGCTGG GTGGAGAGACGGCGGAAATGCCTGGCGTCTACGCCCCAGGGGAGTACGATCTAGCCGGGTTCTGCGTGGGAGCAGTAGAACGTTGCGCCGTGCTGCCTCGGCTGGCGGACATCACCGAGGGAGACCTGCTGATCGGGGTGGCGTCCTCTGGTATCCATAGCAACGGCTTCAGCCTGGTCCGCAAGGTCCTGGAACGGGCAAATCTAAGCTACAGCTCCCCGGCACCCTTCGGCCAACCGGGGCAGACTGTTG GGGAGGTTTTGCTGACACCAACAAAGATCTACAGTCGCCCGCTCCTTCCGATCTTGCGCAGCGGTGCCGTAAAAGCCTACGCCCACGTCACCGGGGGAGGACTTCTGGAAAACATTCCTCGAGTTTTGCCCCGAGAGCTCGCAGTCGATTTAG ATGCGTCTCGTTGGAGCATCCCGCCGGTGTTTTCCTGGCTCCAGAAAGAGGGCGGACTGAGCGAGGACGAAATGAGCCGTACCTTCAACTGCGGCCTGGGCGCCGTGCTCGTGGTCGCCCCCATGGAGGCTCAGAGGGTCTTGCGGCAGCTGCAGGCCCACGAGGAGGCCTGGATTGTGGGAGCGCTCGCTCACAGGCAGCCTG GTACCCAGTCTGTGCTGGTCCGCAACCTCAAACGCAGCCTTCTGAACGGTGGTCCAGCCCCCACCAACGCCAGTTGCCTCGGTGACGTCAGCACGCCGCACAAGAGGACCAAAGTGGGCGTTCTCATATCAGGCACAG GTACCAACCTGCAGGCACTGATCGAGCAGGCCAAGCGTCCGTCCAGCTGCGCAGAGATCGTGGTGGTCATCTCCAACAAGCCTGGCGTTCAGGGCCTCAAAAGAGCAGCGCTGGCTGGCATCCAGACGCGG GTGGTGGACCACAAGCTCTATGGGAGCCGAGCAGAGTTTGACAGCACCATCGACCGCGTTCTTGAAGAATTTGGGGTGGAGCTGGTGTGCCTGGCTGGATTCATGCGGATCCTCACCGGAGCTTTTGTCAAGAAATGGAGCA GTAAGCTCCTGAATGTCCACCCGTCTCTGCTGCCCTCCTTTAAGGGCGTCAATGCCCAGAAGCAAGCTCTCCAGGCCGGCGTGCGGGTCAGCGGCTGCACGGTCCACTTTGTTGCC GAGGAGGTGGATGCGGGGGCCATCATCGTGCAGGAGGCGGTACCGGTGCTGAGCAGCGACACCGAAGAAAGTCTGTCCGACAGAATCAAAGAGGCCGAGCACAGGGCCTTCCCTGCGGCCATGGAGCTGGTAGCCGGCGGCGCGGTGCAGCTGAGCGAGGATGGACGAGTCACCTGGAG ATGTTTCTCTCTGATGGTCGTGTGA